The Nicotiana tomentosiformis chromosome 2, ASM39032v3, whole genome shotgun sequence genome includes the window TTTTGCTTTTTGTCTTCTGAATCCGTAACACCTCTTTCAAGTTGAAGTAAGGAGGGATAAATAACAGCTGCACAAGATTAATGATTATTCGCAACCATTATCCAGCACAGCTAATTTATCTTAAGAGTATACGTGTTTGTATCAAATGAAGGAAAATGTAGAAACTCACCATAGAACTCCCTAATGCTTGCTTTCCTTTCATGAGTTGACATGGTTGTGGTGCCATCAACATAAACCTAAAGCAAGGAACAAGAGAGTGATCCAATGTCACGGttattgcacacgaaaaacagCTTGAAATAGAGGGGTTTAGCAATGCATGAACAGGAAACGCAGACCTTGTAAATTAGAATTCGCAACAATCCAAGGGCACCAGCAAGGTGGCAATCAGTCCATTGCACTAAGAAAAGGAAAAGGTGCGCAGCTGGACTGTAGGACATTCGCATCTGTAGGCAAGCTCCATCGTACTCTCTGGAAAAGTCGGATGCACTGCACCCCAAATTCCAACAATCAGATTCTAAATGACAAAACCAAGAAGGACCAAACAAACACTGAATTACCATTTCCAGACAAACATGTTCACCAGACAAAACAAAGGAAAGTCTACCAACGTAACCGATTTACAAAACCCACTAAATAAAGGAAGGGATGGGAGAAAAAGAAAATGGAAAAATTGAAATGAGGAAAATGCAGAATGCAACAATTTACTTCCTTCTGCCATTGTTTAGCTATGTAACCACATTGCAACAATTTAATTTTCAACGACAGAAACAACTTCACACAAATGGATTTAACTTATTAGACTCTTTACACTATCAACGTAATTTGACTACACAAATCTGCAACTCCAATCCCCATAACACCACCACCCCCCAACCCAAAAAAACCAGCAGAATTCCCTTGCAGCAGGTACCATAATGGATAAAGTTAAGATGAAGGTAGGCCTTGGAATCATAAACAAAGGCTACATAATCATAATAATATAATAGAGTTTAGAGGCTTTTACAAGCTAAGCATCAGATTAGCATTAAAAATGATACCTTTATCTCTGTTTGAAGCAATCAAAGAAGTGAACTCCAAACCAACATTGATAACAACCATACCTTAATCAAATGCGCTACACTTCTAAACAcagttttaaaataaaataaaaaaaaggaaaagcaaaagGGCAAACACGTGTCATCACTGCCACAACATCTTAGCAAATCTAACCACAGAACTAAAGAACATATAGGAAGCAAAAACAAAAGGGGGAAAAATCAAATAATgtcagaaataaaaataaaaaagcaatGAAGCTTCAAAAATTTTTAACAAGAAACAAAAACCCATATCAGAAAAAATCATTCTGAACAAAATAtgacagcaaaaaaaaaaaaaaaaaaaacacttgaGAACCGAAATAtcaaaagaaaagggaaaaataaaagtAGGCTTGAAAATGGGGTGGAACCATAAAAAtcctatacaacaacaacaaacccagtatattcCCGCAAATGGGGTGTGGGGGAGGTTAGTGCGTACGCAGGCCCTCAACCCTGCCTAACGAAGATAGAGCGGATGTTTCCAACAGACATTACAAAgagtgagaagaagaagaagaagaagaagaagaagaaggggaagaagaaagagaaaagggaaaaaaagaacAAAAGGGTTTTACGGATATGGCAGTAAATTCtagaaaacaacaacaaaaatggaTGAGCAGAGCAAGAAAAGAAGAATGAAAAAAATAtggttttttttaaaaaggaagtAGGACTTACAGAGTATTAGCATGCTGAATATCAGCTTCAAGAACTTTGAGAGAATCCTTAAACGACCTTCGCATTGGCCCTCCTATTCCTATTCCTATTCCTCCCCTATTCATTAATCCCACCCAAAAATGAATAAATAGAATTATTATAATACTCACAACCAAACAGCCTTTATCATCACTACTAATCCACTTCTCTACAATCCCTTTTTCTTAATTCTCTAAGTTGAAAGAGATTCTTCGGATATTGATTTTTCCCAAATTGTGACAACTCTGATACAGAATCCTgggctcttctattctctcttcTTTAACTAAACTACTTACTGTGCAGCGGAAGAAAGAGAAAATGGGGGAGTTGTTGTTATTAGAGGACACGTGGACTTAAGCTGCTGACACCCGATGAGGATTGAAAAGTAAATATATGAAGGGCAAATTTGGAATTTTAAGTAAAGATAATGGACCACTAGCACTGACTTCAATGTGAACTCGGCGAACCTTTAAAATGCTACTCCCTActgtctcttttttttttgttttttaaatttgaacttttatataatcaataaataaggaattaattttagtttttaaaacTTTGCACTTATTATAATATACTAATTTTAATTAAGggtaatttaattaaaatatttttttttctaatagttaatatttttttaaggGGCGTGTTAAATATTAAAAAGTTATTTATTATGGACCGAATGGAGCAGCAATCCTTTTACCTTTTTAATCCGTCTATGAACTGTGTCACCGAATGAGACAATATGTAACTGAAATTTGAAACAAAACGTATTTAAAGTTAAAAATGGAAATATATTTGAAAGTTATATTgtttttttagaataaagtgaacTTTTAAATTTGAAGTACTTCTTAAATTAGATTTTAAATTGAAATTAGAGATAATATACCATTTTGTATTAGAAACTTATTTGATATTTTACAACTTATTAGAAAATACTTTATGCAACTTTGCCACTTTTAAGAATGAAAATTTGTTTCAGGAGTC containing:
- the LOC104106083 gene encoding E3 ubiquitin-protein ligase AIRP2-like, translating into MNRGGIGIGIGGPMRRSFKDSLKVLEADIQHANTLASDFSREYDGACLQMRMSYSPAAHLFLFLVQWTDCHLAGALGLLRILIYKVYVDGTTTMSTHERKASIREFYAVIYPSLLQLERGVTDSEDKKQKAVCSERYRRRDDEDYRQSSDSDIEREDECGICMEMNSKIVLPKCNHALCLKCYHEWRSRSQSCPFCRDSLKRVNSGDLWVYMDNKDVADMTTITRENLRRLFMYIEKLPLIVPDNVFDHYDTHIR